The Streptococcus parasanguinis genomic sequence CTGAACTGACAACCATCCAACAACCCCTCGAAGACATTGCTATCCTCATGGTGGATCTTTTACTCCAAAAGATCGAAGGAAAAAAAGTAGCGACTACCGGTTATTCCTTGCCCGTTAGTCTCCACTCTGGAAAAAGTATTTAAAAGCAGAGGCTGGGACAAAAGTCCTAGCCTCTCAATTGTCTTTGGATTGTCGAGCAAGACGCAGTGGTTGAGTGGGCTCTACTACGCTGATTTCATCAGCTTTTACAGCCCTACTCAACTGTGCGGAGTTGGGACGACGAAATCGAATTCTAACGAATGACCGATTTCTGTCCCACTCTCATTTTTCATTCAAAAAAAGAGCCATCGGCTCTTTTTGATTATTCTTCTGTTACAAATTGACTGAGAACACCATTGACAAATCGTGAAGAGGTTTCATCTGAAAAGGCTTTGGCCAATTCCACCGCTTCATTGACTGCAACGATCTGTGGTGTATCAAACTCTGTTATTTCATAAATTCCAAGACGAAGGATGTTTTTCTCCACCAAGGTCAAGCGCTCTACCGTCCAACCAGTTTTCAAATGTTGACCGATTTGTTGATCCAATTGATCTTTAGACTGATAAACACCCGTCACGAGGTTCATGAGAAAGGCAGGAAGATCGACTTCTTTGTCTTCTGCTAGGTCCTTGTCATGTAAATAAGCAAAGCGACAAGCTTCCACAATGTCTCCATCGTATTCCAAGGCCATCAAGGCTTGGAAGGCACGCTCACGCAGCTCTCGACGTGATTCTAATAAAATTTCATCAGTCATTGAGGAAGTCCTCGTTAAACAAGTCTTTCAAGTCTGGTTTTGGAGATTTTTCCGTCGCGATACCGACAACGTGAATGTTAACAGCATCCAAGGTTACATCTGCCATATCATAAACCGCAGACTTGACCGCTTTTTGAATCGCTACTGCTACAGATGGCACAGCAACTCCATACTCCAAATAGAGATAGATGTCTACTGAAACTTGACCATCTTCTTCTGTATGAAGGTAGACGCCACGTCCAAGTGAGCGTTTTGATAAGCTATCTGAAACACTCTTATTTTCAAGCGAATAGACACCCTCTACTTTTGCTGTCGCAATCGCAATAATTTTTTCTAATACACGTGGTGCAATAACGATGTCACCAAATTGTTCAGTTGCCATAGAAGTTCCTTTCTATTTGACACCCTGAGATGTCTCTTATGCACGAGAAACGTAAGTTCCTTCAGTAGTGTTAATGACCAATTTTTGTCCAGCTTCGATGAAATCAGGAACGTTTACGACCAAACCAGTTTCCATTGTAGCAGGTTTACCAGAACCAGTCACTGTAGCACCTTTGATAGATGGTTGAGTTTCTGCAACAGTTAATTCAACAGTTGTAGGAACTGTTACACCGATGACTTCGCTTCCGTAGAATTGAATTTTTACTTCTGAGTTTTCAAGGATGTAAAGCAATTCTTGTTCTACGTTCACAACTGGAATTTCATATTGGTCATATGTTTCCGTGTTCATGAAGTAGGCTGTATCATCCATTTTGTACAAGTATTGAGCTGGAACAGTTTCGATAATCGCTTGTTCAAATTTTTCTTCTGGACGGTAGCTAGTATCAAATGTTGAACCAGTACGGACATCACGCAATTTCATACGCATGATAGTGTTTCCTTTACCTGGTTTGTGGTGGCTAGCTTCCAAAACGCGGATCAATTTTCCGTCAGCTGTTTCAAAAGTCATACCAGCTTTCAATTTACTTGCTTCGATCATGTTTTATTACCTCTTTTTTAAAAATAGATTACTCTTTATTGTAACACACTATTTGATTTTTCTCAAACAGCAATTTTCTCTTTTTAGGAAGGCTAGAAGGCGGAGAGAGATTGTAGGAACGAGTCCTTAGAATCTCTACATTTCCACCACCAGCTTCACAATTCCTTATTGGTCTACAGGCACAATATTGCCATCAGCATCTTTGGTGACATGGACATATTTTCCATCTACTTCAATGTAGAAGGTATGAGGCTTGTCTTGAGCTGGAGAGGCTTGCTTTTGAAGGTCATTGCCAAGTGCTTGACCCAAGTTCATCCCCATAATCATGTTCATGCCATTGCCACCTTCATTTTTAGCAGCTGCGACCAAGGCCTCATTGCGAGCACGACGCTCTTCGATTTCAATGGTATTGTACTTCATCGCTGCCAATTCACTGTCCAGTTTATTGACCTTGGCCATACTGTCTGCATCGTAGCTCAAATCTTCGATGAGGACATTGGTTAATTCGATACCATATAATTCTGTCCACGTTTTGTTGACTTCGCGTTTTGCAACTTCATTGAAGACATCTTGGTCCGCATTGATATTGTAGATGTCTGCCTTATTTTCAGCCGTATATTTTGAAATGGCCACTGCAATTTTTGGTGCTAGATTTTGGCGCAAGGTTCCCTGAGCCACATCTTCCAAGGTAAATGGCTTATCTGCAGTGATTTGACGACTGACTGCACTGATGTAAAAGAGTACAGGATCTGCCACTTTAACATCATAAAGACCATAAAAACGAATGCTAAGAAGTTGTTGGTAACGGTCGCTAAAGTACTCAACTGGATTTTGAGTGCCAAATTTATTTCCTGTAAAAGGTTGCATCCGCACAAAAATAATTTCTTGTTGGGTGACCACTTGGCCTCCAAATGAGAAACGATTCTTGAACTGATCCCACGTTCCTTTCACACCACCCTTTTCAAACAACCAGGCATTTTCACCGGCTTGCCATTCGTGACTCCCTGCTTCTAGAAGGTCTCCTAGAAACGTTCCATTATTGACCAAGAGAGCAACATAGCCTTGGGGAACAATGACAACAGAGCCATCTGTCAATAGACCCGTATTTTGGTTGCTCTGACGAGAGCGCCCATCTGGATCTTTGGTCAAGAGCTGTCCCTTAATGGCCAAAGCTGTTGCTGGAACAGCTTCCGGCAAGGTAATGGCTTCCTTAAATTTACTATCTTGA encodes the following:
- the nusB gene encoding transcription antitermination factor NusB, with protein sequence MTDEILLESRRELRERAFQALMALEYDGDIVEACRFAYLHDKDLAEDKEVDLPAFLMNLVTGVYQSKDQLDQQIGQHLKTGWTVERLTLVEKNILRLGIYEITEFDTPQIVAVNEAVELAKAFSDETSSRFVNGVLSQFVTEE
- a CDS encoding Asp23/Gls24 family envelope stress response protein; the protein is MATEQFGDIVIAPRVLEKIIAIATAKVEGVYSLENKSVSDSLSKRSLGRGVYLHTEEDGQVSVDIYLYLEYGVAVPSVAVAIQKAVKSAVYDMADVTLDAVNIHVVGIATEKSPKPDLKDLFNEDFLND
- the efp gene encoding elongation factor P, with amino-acid sequence MIEASKLKAGMTFETADGKLIRVLEASHHKPGKGNTIMRMKLRDVRTGSTFDTSYRPEEKFEQAIIETVPAQYLYKMDDTAYFMNTETYDQYEIPVVNVEQELLYILENSEVKIQFYGSEVIGVTVPTTVELTVAETQPSIKGATVTGSGKPATMETGLVVNVPDFIEAGQKLVINTTEGTYVSRA
- a CDS encoding SPFH domain-containing protein; this encodes MGFIKAALSAGISSFQDSKFKEAITLPEAVPATALAIKGQLLTKDPDGRSRQSNQNTGLLTDGSVVIVPQGYVALLVNNGTFLGDLLEAGSHEWQAGENAWLFEKGGVKGTWDQFKNRFSFGGQVVTQQEIIFVRMQPFTGNKFGTQNPVEYFSDRYQQLLSIRFYGLYDVKVADPVLFYISAVSRQITADKPFTLEDVAQGTLRQNLAPKIAVAISKYTAENKADIYNINADQDVFNEVAKREVNKTWTELYGIELTNVLIEDLSYDADSMAKVNKLDSELAAMKYNTIEIEERRARNEALVAAAKNEGGNGMNMIMGMNLGQALGNDLQKQASPAQDKPHTFYIEVDGKYVHVTKDADGNIVPVDQ